Proteins encoded in a region of the Leifsonia sp. PS1209 genome:
- the lspA gene encoding signal peptidase II encodes MAVLGVVALVVYLVDQIAKVLVVQNLYEGQRVEVLGQLLQFNFVKNAGAAFSIGSGSTWIFSIVGVGVLGFVIWYAPRIRSAAWAVLFGLLLGGLLGNLTDRLFREPGFGVGHVVDFLQIPLLPAIFNLADVAIVSSMVLFLILTIRGIGLDGKRTDDEEEAEAEAVAAEAEPDPHDKPAG; translated from the coding sequence TTGGCGGTCCTCGGCGTCGTCGCGCTCGTCGTGTACCTCGTCGACCAGATCGCCAAGGTCCTGGTGGTGCAGAACCTGTATGAGGGTCAGCGGGTCGAGGTGCTCGGCCAGCTGTTGCAGTTCAACTTCGTCAAGAACGCGGGAGCTGCGTTCTCCATCGGCAGCGGGTCCACCTGGATCTTCTCCATCGTGGGCGTCGGTGTCCTCGGCTTCGTGATCTGGTACGCCCCGCGCATCCGGTCGGCGGCCTGGGCGGTCCTGTTCGGACTGCTGCTCGGTGGCCTGCTCGGCAACCTGACGGACAGGCTCTTCCGGGAGCCGGGCTTCGGGGTCGGCCACGTGGTCGACTTCCTGCAGATCCCGCTCCTGCCGGCGATCTTCAACCTCGCCGACGTGGCCATCGTGTCGAGCATGGTGCTGTTCCTGATCCTCACGATCCGCGGCATCGGCCTGGACGGCAAGCGCACGGACGACGAGGAGGAGGCGGAGGCGGAAGCCGTCGCCGCCGAGGCGGAGCCCGACCCGCACGACAAGCCAGCCGGCTAG